The following DNA comes from Oligoflexia bacterium.
GTGTCTCCAATATACATACCAGGTCTTTTTCTTACGGCTTCTAAACCCTCTAAAACTTTAATGCTCGATGCTGAATAATTTGATGTATCTTTAGCCAAAATAAATCCTTTTTCTTTTTTTTAAGAGCGTATTTCACCCTTTTTATTTTTCAAAACTTGCTTGTTATACACGTCTTGGCGCACAATGGCCAGCATAAATTTATCAAAATATGCGCAAAAAACCTTTTAAAATTAAATAGTTATATAGATTTGTTTTGAGTTATTCTTGCTGTTTCCAGAGCAGAGATTTCAGTGAATGTTCTGTAAAACCTGACTCAATTTGCTTTTGTTTATAGATACTTGCCCCCAATTTTTGACTCATTTCTTCAATGTTTTTATCAGCACTGGCAATAAAAGTCTGATATTTTTCTGTTTTTAGCTGTTCTAATAAGACATGGCGTCGCTTTGCATCTAAAGTTCCACCTATATCATCCAGGAGCAATATAATATTTTGATTGATTTGTTTAATATGGTTCAGTTCAGCAAATTTAAGGGCCAACAAGGCTGAGGCTCTTTCTCCTTGTGAAGCATAATGATTGAGGTCATAACCTCTCAAGTCCAGCTGAACATCATCTTTATGGCTGCCATACAAACTTCTGGCCAATGCATGCTCAAGCACTGACTTTTCTGCAATGGATTGTGCAAAATCTGATTCGTTTTGCTTATAGCTAACTGTCAGTTGCCCTTTGCCTGCACTGATCTCAGTATAATAATTAGTAATCGGTTGAAAAAGTTGGTCTATTACGCTCTTGCGTTTTTGACGAATTTTTTGATTGTATTGAATCATCTGTTGATGCCAAGGAGATACCTGGTCCAGATAAACTTTTATATCAAGCTTGGCTTTAAGCAGACTGTTTTTTTGAGTCAGCGCTTTTTTATAGTCTTGCAAAAGACCAGCATAAGCGGGGTCTTGATAAAACAAAATGTGATCTAAATATCTTCTTCTGTACTGTGA
Coding sequences within:
- the recF gene encoding DNA replication and repair protein RecF (All proteins in this family for which functions are known are DNA-binding proteins that assist the filamentation of RecA onto DNA for the initiation of recombination or recombinational repair.); this translates as MIRIDKVKLENARPYDLCQIEPHAHLNVIVGDNGCGKTTVLEAIYIALTGKSFKTSKLKEFIQNEKPYCKIQVTLNQEESREVVLKARSKELYKNGAKAKALSEFCQGIACISLIPEDVAMINGASQYRRRYLDHILFYQDPAYAGLLQDYKKALTQKNSLLKAKLDIKVYLDQVSPWHQQMIQYNQKIRQKRKSVIDQLFQPITNYYTEISAGKGQLTVSYKQNESDFAQSIAEKSVLEHALARSLYGSHKDDVQLDLRGYDLNHYASQGERASALLALKFAELNHIKQINQNIILLLDDIGGTLDAKRRHVLLEQLKTEKYQTFIASADKNIEEMSQKLGASIYKQKQIESGFTEHSLKSLLWKQQE